From the genome of Streptomyces sp. NBC_01304:
CCAACGTCTCCAGTTCCAGGGCGACTTGCAGATTGTCCGGGCGTGGCAGCCCGTGCGCGATGATCGTGGATTCCAGGGCGACCACCGGGCGCCGCTCCTCCACGGCCTCGCGAACCTCGTCCGACACCACCAGCACGTGTACGCCTCCCATCGCCGCGGTTCTCCTCATCCCTGGCGAGGACGACCGCCGCCCAAACCCACTCGGCGGACCAACCCTTGCGAGCGGGACCGGACGAGCAGCAGCCTTGGTCCCATGACGGACACCACACGCCTCGACCATGTCGTCCTATGGGTGGGCGATCCGCTCGCCGCCGCGGAGTTCTACGAGAGGTCGGTCGGCCTGACACCGCTGAGGGTTGCCGAATTCGCCGACAAGGAGGTGGCGTTTCCCTCGGTGCGGCTCAATGAGGAGACCATCTTCGATCTTGCGCCCCGGGAGATGGCGCCGCGCATGAACGTCGTCCCGGGCGCGGACGCCGCCGCCGGGCATCCCGTCAACCATGTCTGCATCGCCCTGGGTGCCGAGGAGTTCGACGCTCTGCACGCCCGGCTGAGTGACCACGGCGTGCCCCTGTCCGACCTCGGGCACGGCGCTTTCGGCGCCTGCGGTGCGGCACGGCGCAGCTTCTACTTCCGCGACCCGGACGGCAACATCTTCGAGGCCCGGCACTACGACTGAGCCGGCGATCGTGCGTGCCCGCGCCTCGACCGAGGCGCGGGCACACACGCGTGAAGCGTGAAAGCCGGGCACGCACGCGTACGCGCGCGTGGAGCGCGATCAACGCGTACGACCCGAGCACGCCCAGCCGCACTCAGACGGGGCGCACCCCGTCCAGCGCACCATGCGGATCGAGCACATACTTGCGGCTCGCCCCCTGGTCGAACTCCGCGTAGCCGCGCGGCGCGTCCTCGATGCCGATCACCGTCGCGTTCACGGCCTTCGCGATGTGCACGCGCTCGTGCAGGATCGCCTTCATCAACGCGTGGTGGTAGCGCATCACCGGGCACTGCCCCGTGGTGAAGCGATGGCTCTTGGCCCAGCCGAGCCCGAGGCGCACCTTCAGCGTCCCGGTGCGCGCGTCCTGGTCTACGCCACCGGGGTCGTCGGTGACGTAGAGCCCGGGTATGCCGAGGGCGCCGCCTGCCTTCACCACGCCCATCAGGGCGTTGAGCACGGTTGCCGGGGCCTCGGGAGCGCTCGGCCCGTGCGCCCGTGCCTCGAAGCCGACCGCGTCGACCGCCGCGTCCACCTCGGGCTCGCCGAGGATCTGGGCCACTTGCTCGTCCAGGTTCCCGCGCTGCAGGTCGACCGTCTCGCACCCGAAACTCCGTGCCTGCGCGAGGCGTTCGGCATTCAGGTCGCCCACGATGACCACGGCTGCGCCGAGGAGCTGCGCGGAGGCGGCGGCCGCCAGACCGACCGGGCCCGCCCCGGCGACGTACACCGTGGACCCCACCCCGGCGCCCGCGGTCACGGCGCCGTGGAAACCCGTCGGGAAGATGTCGGACAGCATGGTCAGGTCGAGGAGCTTGGCGCGCGCGGCCTCCCGGTCGGGGAAGCGCAGCAGATTGAAGTCCGCGTACGGCACCATCGCGAACTCGGCCTGCCCGCCGACCCAGCCGCCCATGTCGACATAGCCATAAGCTGCCCCGGGGCGCGCCGGGTTGACGTTCAGGCAGATGCCGGTCTTGCGCTCCTTGCAGTTGCGGCAGCGGCCGCAGGCGATGTTGAACGGAACCGAGACGATGTCCCCGGTCTCCACGGTCTCGACATCGGGGCCGCGTTCGATCACCTCACCGGTGATCTCGTGCCCGAGCACCAGCCCCTCGGGTGCGGTGGTGCGGCCGCGCACCATGTGCTGGTCGCTGCCGCAGATGTTGCTGGCGAGGACCTTGAGGATCACACCGTGCCGGCACTTCCTGCCGACATTGTCGGGTGCGACACCTGGTCCGTCCTGGAGTTCAAGCGTCGGGTAGTCGATCGTCCTGACCTCTACGGCTCCCGGCTTGAGATATGCGACTGCCCTGTTTCCGCTCATGGCTCGCTCGCCGTCCCTTCGGCTGTCGGCAGCGGATGCTCGGCCTGTTCGCACGGCGGAGTCTGCTACCGCCCACGGGGTCCGGCCAGGGGGCGCGTACGAGCTAGCGTGAGCTCATGCCCGAGCCCCTGCCCCTGCCCCTGCCCGAGCCCGAGCCCACGGTGCGGTCCTTCTACGACGAGCTGGCCGCCGACTATCACCTCAACTACGCCGACTGGGAGGCGAGCACGGTCCGCCAGGGCGTCGCGCTCGACGCGCTGATCCGCGCAGAATGCGCGGGCGAGGGGATGTACGGCACAGAGGGGATGTACGGCACAGAGGGGACGTACAATACAATCGACGGCACACGCGGTGGCGCGTACGACGTCCTCGACTGCGCCTGCGGCATCGGCACCCAGGCGGTGGGGCTCGCCCTGCGTGGCCACCGGGTGGCCGGCACCGATCTGAGCCCCGTCGCCGCCGCACGCGCGCGTGCCGAGGCGGCACGACGCGGTCTCACGTTGCCGACGGCGGCCGCCGACATGCGTGAACTGCCTTTCCGGGACGGCTCCTTCGACGTGGTCGTCTGCGCGGACAACTCGTTGCCCCACCTGCTCACGGCGCAGGACGTGCTGGCCGCCCTGCGGGAGATGCACCGGCTGCTGCGCCCCCAGGGGCTGCTGCTGGTCTCCACACGCGCGTACGACGCGATGTTGCGTGAGCGGCCGCTCGCCACGCCGCCGGCTGTCAGCTCGCGGCCCGAGGGCCGGGTGGTCACCTTCCAGTTGTGGCACTGGCACGAGGACGCCGAGCGCTACGACCTCGAGCACTTCCGTCTGCTGGCCGACGGGGACGCCTGGATCACCCGCTCGCTGCGCACCACCTACTGGGCGCTCGGCCGGGAGGAGTTGAGCCGCCTCGCGAGGGACGCGGGGTTCACCGGGGTCACCTGGCACGAGCCTGAGCGCAGCGGGTTCTTCCAGCCGCTACTGACCGCCCGGCGAGGGCCGGCCCGACGGCGCCCCCTAGAGTGACCGGCCATGACAACTGATCATGCTCCGGCCGGGCAGGCAGCCCCTGCCGCACCTGTCGAACCCGCCGCCCCCGCTTCCTTCGTCGTGCACATCCCCGACGCCGAACTCGAGCCGGAGCCGCTCGCTACGGAACAGATCGTGTCCGGCACCCCCGAGGTGACCGGCAAGGTGTTGTGGGAGTCGGCGGACGGCCGACAGCTGCGCGGCATCTGGCAGATCACCCCCGGCGTGGTGACCGACACCGAGGCCAATGAGCTCTTCGTGGTCGTCAGCGGGCGCGCCACGATCGAGGTCGAGGGCGGCGACGTACTGGAGGTGGGGCCGGGCGACGCGGCGGTCCTGCGCGAGGGCGACCGTACGACGTGGACCGTGCACGAGACGCTGCGCAAGGCCTACCACATCAGCCTTTAGCGCCCTCCGGGCCCTTCTGGGGGCGTGCGGAGCGCAGCGCGAACCCGGCCAGCGGCAGCAGCAGAAGAGCCGCGATCAGGTTGAGCCAGCCGTAACTGGCCTGCGCCACCACCAGGCCCGCCACCGCTCCGCCGATGCCCGCCGCGGTGTTCATCGTCAGGTCGGAGAGGCCCTGGGCGGCGGCGCGGGCCTGCTGCGGCACGGAGTCGGTGAGCAGCGCCGAGCCGGAGACCAGGCCGGCCGACCAGCCGAGTCCGAGCACGAAGAGTCCGACGGCGGTCTGGGCGTGGCTGGGCCCCGCGGTGCCCGCGAGGGCCGCCGCGCAGGCGAGCAGGCCGACGGACAGGCCGATCACCGCGAGGCGGCCGAGCCGGTCGGACAGCCAGCCCATGACCGGTGAGAACGCGTACATGCCGAGGATGTGGCCGCTGATGACCAGGCCGATCAGATCGATGCTCGCCCCGTGGTGGCCGAGGTGGACCGGCGTCATCGACATGATCGAGACCATGGCGGTGTGCGAGACGGCGACCGTGGTGAGCGCGAGTCTGGCGCGCGGCGACGCGGTCACCGCGGCGAATCCCGCGCGCAGGGAGCGGCCTTCGGCCGACTGCTCGTCGGCGGGCGCGAGCGCACGCGCGGTCAGCAGGGGATCAGGACGCAGCAGTACGGCGACGGTGACGGCCGCGACGAGGAACACCCCCGACGCCCAGAGGAAGGGCCCCGCGGCCTGCGGGATGCCAAGGCCGGAGACGCTGTCGCCGGCAGGGGCGGCGATGTTGGGGCCGAGGACCGCGCCGATGGTCGTGGCCCAGACGACCGTGGAGATGGCGCGGCCGCGGCGCTCCGGCGCGGCGAGGTCGGCGGCGGCGAAGCGGGCCTGCAGGTTGGCGGAGGAGGCGGCTCCGAATCCGGCCATGCCGATCAGGAGGAGCGGAAAGCTCCCGAGCACCGCCGCCACGACGACAACACCCGCGCCGAGCGCGCCGATCAGGTAGGCGAGGACCAGGCCCGGCCTGCGGCCCCGCGCGGTCATCAGGGCGGCCAGCGGGACCGACAGGAGAGCGGTGCCGGCCACGGTCGCCGTCGGGGCGAGGCCCGAAAGGGCTTCGGTGCCGCTCACTTCCGTGGCGAGGACTGCGGCCAGGGCGATGCCGGTGGCGACGCCCAGACCGCCGAGTATCTGGCTGGCGATCAGCACGGCGTTGGTACGTCGGCGGAGCGCGGGCAGCCGGTCCGGCTCGACGGCTATGAGGGGGCGGTCGGTGGCGGTCATCGGGTGCGGGTCCCGCAGCGGGCCGGTCCGGAGGGGGTGGAGGTCACCGGCGCAGTGTGTCAGGGGGTACGGGCGAAGGAAACGGGGTTTCGCGGAGGGCTGGGAGAGCGGGGCCGGTCTCCCGCCTGTCGGTGAGCGCCACGCACTGCGGTCCGGCCCGGCGGCGCGGTGCAGCACCGCCCAGGTACGGCAAGGGCTACTGCGGCCGCCCCTAGGCGCAGAAGCTGCCGCCCTCTCAGAACTGCCGCTGCCGTCCCCTCGGCACAGAAGCTGCCGTCCCCTCGGCACAGCGGCTGCGTCCTCTCCGGACAACCGCTGCCGCGCCCTCAGAACAACGGCTGCGGCAGCACCCCTTCCAGTGCCAGC
Proteins encoded in this window:
- a CDS encoding class I SAM-dependent methyltransferase produces the protein MPEPLPLPLPEPEPTVRSFYDELAADYHLNYADWEASTVRQGVALDALIRAECAGEGMYGTEGMYGTEGTYNTIDGTRGGAYDVLDCACGIGTQAVGLALRGHRVAGTDLSPVAAARARAEAARRGLTLPTAAADMRELPFRDGSFDVVVCADNSLPHLLTAQDVLAALREMHRLLRPQGLLLVSTRAYDAMLRERPLATPPAVSSRPEGRVVTFQLWHWHEDAERYDLEHFRLLADGDAWITRSLRTTYWALGREELSRLARDAGFTGVTWHEPERSGFFQPLLTARRGPARRRPLE
- the fdhA gene encoding formaldehyde dehydrogenase, glutathione-independent — its product is MSGNRAVAYLKPGAVEVRTIDYPTLELQDGPGVAPDNVGRKCRHGVILKVLASNICGSDQHMVRGRTTAPEGLVLGHEITGEVIERGPDVETVETGDIVSVPFNIACGRCRNCKERKTGICLNVNPARPGAAYGYVDMGGWVGGQAEFAMVPYADFNLLRFPDREAARAKLLDLTMLSDIFPTGFHGAVTAGAGVGSTVYVAGAGPVGLAAAASAQLLGAAVVIVGDLNAERLAQARSFGCETVDLQRGNLDEQVAQILGEPEVDAAVDAVGFEARAHGPSAPEAPATVLNALMGVVKAGGALGIPGLYVTDDPGGVDQDARTGTLKVRLGLGWAKSHRFTTGQCPVMRYHHALMKAILHERVHIAKAVNATVIGIEDAPRGYAEFDQGASRKYVLDPHGALDGVRPV
- a CDS encoding MFS transporter, which produces MTATDRPLIAVEPDRLPALRRRTNAVLIASQILGGLGVATGIALAAVLATEVSGTEALSGLAPTATVAGTALLSVPLAALMTARGRRPGLVLAYLIGALGAGVVVVAAVLGSFPLLLIGMAGFGAASSANLQARFAAADLAAPERRGRAISTVVWATTIGAVLGPNIAAPAGDSVSGLGIPQAAGPFLWASGVFLVAAVTVAVLLRPDPLLTARALAPADEQSAEGRSLRAGFAAVTASPRARLALTTVAVSHTAMVSIMSMTPVHLGHHGASIDLIGLVISGHILGMYAFSPVMGWLSDRLGRLAVIGLSVGLLACAAALAGTAGPSHAQTAVGLFVLGLGWSAGLVSGSALLTDSVPQQARAAAQGLSDLTMNTAAGIGGAVAGLVVAQASYGWLNLIAALLLLPLAGFALRSARPQKGPEGAKG
- a CDS encoding VOC family protein, which codes for MTDTTRLDHVVLWVGDPLAAAEFYERSVGLTPLRVAEFADKEVAFPSVRLNEETIFDLAPREMAPRMNVVPGADAAAGHPVNHVCIALGAEEFDALHARLSDHGVPLSDLGHGAFGACGAARRSFYFRDPDGNIFEARHYD
- a CDS encoding cupin domain-containing protein is translated as MTTDHAPAGQAAPAAPVEPAAPASFVVHIPDAELEPEPLATEQIVSGTPEVTGKVLWESADGRQLRGIWQITPGVVTDTEANELFVVVSGRATIEVEGGDVLEVGPGDAAVLREGDRTTWTVHETLRKAYHISL